From Mytilus trossulus isolate FHL-02 unplaced genomic scaffold, PNRI_Mtr1.1.1.hap1 h1tg000103l__unscaffolded, whole genome shotgun sequence, one genomic window encodes:
- the LOC134699917 gene encoding uncharacterized protein LOC134699917 gives MWKAYGIGQGRNISVQGQMNSQDERSLKVIADFKPPMKVEGSIKQSSAGDGFSCQECCVQTFTSFMDMHMHCLIGDHNYDLQQMSTYDKIKLRWYDACINLSEILNFNRTDASQPNISQDIAKEQQGWALKKERKHVRFSDKVKLYLKSIFEDGEKSGNKMNAGTVARNMRVALENGTNKFCNSEYLNASAVALIERFEAIEEITALI, from the exons aTGTGGAAAGCATATGGTATTGGCCAAGGGAGAAATATATCTGTCCAGGGACAAATGAATAGTCAAGATGAAAG GTCATTGAAAGTGATAGCTGATTTTAAACCTCCAATGAAGGTGGAAGGATCCATAAAGCAGAGTTCTGCAGGTGATGGTTTCAGTTGTCAAGAATGTTGTGTTCAGACCTTTACCTCATTTATGGATATGCATATGCATTGTTTGATTGGTGATCACAACTATGATCTACAACAAATGTCAACTTATGACAAGATTAAGCTCAGATGGTATGATGCTTGTATAAACTTGTctgaaatattgaattttaatcgAACTGATGCTTCTCAACCAAATATCTCACAAGATATAGCCAAAGAACAACAAGGTTGGGccttaaaaaaagaaaggaagCATGTGAGATTTTCAGACAAAGTTAAATTATATCTAAAGTCAATATTTGAAGATGGTGAAAAGAGTGGGAACAAGATGAATGCTGGCACTGTAGCAAGAAATATGAGAGTTGCACTAGAGAATGGTACCAACAAGTTTTGCAACAGTGAATATTTAAATGCTAGTGCGGTAGCTCTTATCGAGAGGTTTGAAGCCATAGAAGAAATAACAGCTTTAATCTAA